The Lycorma delicatula isolate Av1 chromosome 2, ASM4794821v1, whole genome shotgun sequence DNA window CACAAGAACTGGAGGCTGAACACAAGTGGATGCCATAAGAACTTTAAAAGGAAAATGTCCATAAAATTTAGGAACTCTTCTGTGAATAGCTTAGTTGAACAAGCCATGAAATGGTTGGCATCAGTTATGAAGTCTTTCAAGAAATTATATCCAAATATTTGAACATGTATGTGTATGAAAATGATTTGAACATGTGTAAATCTTTACACAAATTGCACTGTTATGCAAAATTTTGCCTCAAGtcatattattttaacagaagCACGATAGGATAATTGTTGTGATGAAGATGACAAACAATGTTATATACAAATGCTATCTAAAGACTCAGGATAATAAAAGCTTACAACAAAGATTAGCTTAGGAGAAAGATTGAGACAAATGAAGTCACTAGAGACACAGGAAGTGCGTTGCATGAAGCACAACAAAGGGTATGCTAGTATCTTTTGAcataaatgacattttttaaccAAGAATGCTTTCTTCCTCATATTAGATtgaattctaactaattttaatgttttgagacagttggaaaaaagaaaaaaaatgtgtgatgaaaaaactaaaattagctCTGACTATGCGCCCATTTACACTTGTCTAAATagaatttgtaatacattttacaaTAGTAATAGAATTTTTGACAGAAAACCAAATGATAGTCATCCCATACTCTCCATCTTAGTTCCTGAAAATTAAATTGCTAAAAGGCTACTTGCTTTAACACCATAGAATATGTTAAAGGCACAGTAGTAGGCAGTACTAAACAGTCTTGAGGAGATGGGAGCTCATTAATACATTTGATTAGGGGAAGAGGCACTGGAGATTAACCTACACTTTCCCAAACATACTATACAGCAAAAGAGATGGTCTCATTTTTAAGTaaggttttatatataagtaaacaatattaacaaagtaataaCTAAGAAATAGTTATAGTTAGCTAACATAAACAAATGGTTACAAGAAGGCCATGAAGTCAAAAAGGGTTCAATGCTCTGATGAAACTATTGACAAAGAaagaagattattaataataatcataaatcattattaaagaaattttaaacagttaggAATCTTTTTATGGTTAGAGTGAAATGATTGGGTATGAAACGAGTGGAGCAAAATTTGTTCAAGAACtgtttaatttcaaacaaaagcAACATTACAAAAACATTAGAACAATTATTAGCAGGCACTGTAATGGCTCTTATACAAATGTGTCTTAAACAAATGTGGATGTAgggttataatattaaaacaaaggtCTAATCACATCCAATGAGAGTTTTTTGAAGAACCGACTGGAAAAAGGATACCAAGTTTAACTGAATGTTAAGCTTCTCTtcaattgtttttctattctttttaatcACGATGGCATCGTCCATTATGAATTCTTACAAGATTGTGTGGTCAACAAATAGTATTACTTACAAGTTTCACACCATTTACGTGAGGCAAGCTAAAGAAAACATCCACAACTGTAGGCAAACAATTCTTGGATTTTCTCTTCAACTTTGATTGTGCATCATAAAAATGCTCCAGCTTACATTGGCAATTATAACATCATAATTCTGCCTCAGCCTCCACATTCACCAGACAATGCAACCTGTGACTTTCTCttgcttttattattaagattgtcgttttaataacattaaaacgaCAATTTGTGACGATAGATGAGTTACACAAAAAATTGCTAAGGGAATTAAGGCCATACCAAAAATTGCTTTCCACAAATGTTTTGAAGATTGGAAGAAACACTGTCATAAATGCGTCACATCTCTGGGAATTATTTTGAAGAGGGCAATTTCAATaaagaagaataagtaaattcttttataaaaattaacatttttgatcACTCCTCATATCAGTGGTTGCAATGGTCCAAATAATAGATCTTAACAAAGTACTGGtaggttttttgaatttaataaaataagacatCATTATATGTTTGGACAGGGTAAACCGTGCTTCGATGACTACTTAACAGAACTACTGAATGAGTCCAAGATTCAATTCTCAACTTAGCTTggtagtttctttttcttttcagtgaaaatttttctttttacctattcataaaaaactaacttgtttttattatataaatgaaatataaataagaccgtaatggtttatttttaataaataatgcaacCTTAAAAAAGATACATACGCAGTGCCAAGGTCTAGGAAATTATTTCCTTGCTGAGGTGGTACAAGTTCACGAAGTTCAGCTAAAAGAATATTAGTTAATGGAGAATTGCGTATGACAACAGGTACTTCCATCAGAAGATTTTCATAACCTACTTTCAATGATCTTAATGCTTCAGGAGTGAATTCATTCTCTTTGTACATATTTATTGCTTGAGGTGTCAGACGATATGCTTTTAATGTTAAGAAACCGCGTCCAGTTTTCTGAgtgtctaaaaaaataattcattgaattaaaaaaaattaataaaataaaaagtaaatatcaacTAAAGTTAAGATTAtctttatttcagaataattactaaaatatttgataaaaataatacttacaccaaaaaaatacacacattacacaaaaaactttgtaaaaatccTTCTTGAATTGATGTTGATTATAAGACAATATCATGCTTTTCCACCCAATCACTACATTTCTCTTACGATCAGtataactgccttaattttttataaatgtacaagCACACATACATGCCTTCATAATACTTCTTGAAAAGTAAATTACTATTTCCTGATAAAGCTggcaaattattaaaaagttatttaacaaaatttatctctATGATGTGAAGGCTAACAAAATATGAACAGAGAATTgtaatgaaacaaatgaaaaataatcaatgtgtaaataataaatataatgttatatcataatattagaatttaaatcaattaaaatgtatGATATGTCGTGACTGAGAACAACATATAATCTCTCTTTAGAAAAAAGATCAGAATATTGTACAGAATgagtatttttgaaatattaaaattgtattaacttcTTTACAATTACTCATACCATAATGCATGCATacacaataaatacatttaatagagAATCTATAATTCAACTTGCATATAAAAAAGGATTAAGTTTTATTGAGAAAATGAAggatgaattagttttttttttttattaaaaaatcatcactGATTATTCCTTCTAAAATTAACATAAGTGATAATAACTTGTGATTATGTAAGGTACGGTTTGGCCTAATTTTTACTTTAGCAATAACCTTATATTTCTTTgactaatttaaaagaaaaaatgaaaaagtaatcaacattttcttgttcaatttgcGACATAGAAGCATGGCTTCTGTGATATGTTTCAGCCATATGAACTGAAACttgataaaatattgaattatattctCTGTGTACCATATATAACAATGGATAAAATTAcaacagaataaatatataatcattaagaACACTACTATAAAACCATGCTCTCTCAAATTtccaaattcaaaatgtttttaaagttataacaCCTATTACTAAACAGtggtaatataattcatttaagtaaattaaatcttaataattaatataccatATATAAGAACAACTGATTCTTCAATAGAAGTCTGATAATGGAACTGCGATTCAAGAAGAGGAAGGCTAAGAAAACTACCAACATCTGAACTCTGGTACCAACCAACATGATAATGATCAACATTGACACGTCGTAATCTTCGCATCATATCCAACTGGTATTCCtctgaaaaaattatcttattaaataaatataaagcaaaatttaatatcttattgaatttaaaatgaaactcagtaaaataatttcgttttttaaatagaaaaaagaaaggaaaaaggtaACAAAGTTAAgcaatcatttttattgaaataaataatgaacagatgacaaatttaaagttttaaatctttaataatattgaatactaAGGTATGATATAACAATTCATATCTTGATTGTAACCATAagacaattattacaaaatggtttatttttgttattctgatttacaaatataataagtactttttttttgggagtagtgattgaattaaaatattttggcatATGCTGCAGATTATTTTTTGGCAATTACTTGGAAGTCTAATATCTTTTGAGATTAACTCTATTTTGAGAATTGAATTCTATTAGGGATTAACTCATTCGCTTATTCTGATGAATGTAGCTAGCTATCTAGCTCACATGGTCTTATGCTCTGCTGTTAAGTGTCAACTGTGCAACACATTTGTCTATTGTTTTGAATACAACTTGCACTGTATTTTaaatggatattaaaataaaatactacagcAACATTAGTTAGCATCTAGCAAGAGTTTAAGTAAATTACACAAATGATTAATTTCTTTGTCTTACTATTTTATTGAAACAtaggataattattaaattcattaaatataataattattttattcaaccgttaatagatttaaatttatgaaacattttgagtaaaataattttgtaaaagtaaatgttCAGTTGGATGGTATAACTCACACTTTTCAGAGTTTgcttacagcaaaaaaaaaaaaaaataaagcctcATTTATGAAGGCGGTCTCTCACCATTTCAATTCACATAATTTAAGCAGTCTAATTTTTCTATCACGCAATATATAATACCATTGGAACTCATTGTTTGGTAGCTTCATAATGAATTTTTTCGTTTAGTTCTATGTTTCATGGGGAAGAGAaccaaataaattactttcaaatagCTCCAGAAGAAAAACTGAATGCTGAGATCtggtgattttataaattaagctgCATTCATTGTTGGATTGGCTAGTCAATCACAAGTATTCCTGTTTTTTGGAAGACAAAAAGTGTTCTATCTTTTTGACATAATGCTCTGGTATGATGGTGATAATAGCACTCCCATTACTGTCCTAAGAAATATGGATCAACTATTTCCAGAGGAAGCTGTGCAATGGTTTTCTCAATATATTTCATTAGGGTTATCTGCTAtctgatgatggaatttttaattgtttatatatctgtgaaaatgcaaatttaatttattactcattAACATATtgtgaataaagtatttattaaaaaaacattaaaaattggcAGCATACCTTCTAATAATTACTTCAATCAGCGTCATTTAATGCCTGTAGTAATGGAGTTTTATCTGGATACACGTGCAAATCCTTATGAAAAATCTACCTACTGTTTATCTCTCTATCTACTGAATGATGATGTGTAGACAATTTGGGGCTTTGTAGCACAGCTGCCCTATGCAAACAGCatttatgaatacttttttttttaactggagcCTTCTTATCAATGCTaaaggttttttcaaaattccacaCCAGACTTAATAAAATGGGAGTGATGACACTGCATAATTTTGACAGATATTGAAATGGTGTTGAAACATCTGTTGTGTGATGAAAAAACAACtgtcatttttatgaaatgttttaattaccaACATATACTGttcaatgttaaaataaaaacaaagtacatCATAATTAAAAGGAGTAGAAGATCTAGTATCCCTAAATGACAccttaaaaaagaatgtttttaattgtttgttttaacaaattgCCTAGTACTTTATTCTGAAATTCTGTttgcttgatttaaaaaaaaaaaattaatcaattagctcaaattaatttttatataatggctataatatttttcaaaaagtccATTTACATCACAGTAGCATTCTTAGTACAACCATAAGCTGGGCAGATTGAGGACAACACAAACTCCTCTTCACCAAGAACCCGAGTCAGGGTTGACTTAATCTCCTCCTCTGTGATGTCATCTGAAATGTCCTTCAAATGAACAATTGTATACTGATTCCTTCTGGACTTGACTGCAACTTGTAGACCAACTGCCTTCATTTGCAAAATATCCACAAGCCAGCCGCTGTTTCCGAACCCTTCACATGGACCTGTAAGTCAATATTGTAGCCCTTACGAATGGAGTACCTCTCCTACTTCTTCTTTAGAGACAGACTCCTTCACAGTTCGAAGAAGGTCTGCATACGTCTTACCCTGTGGCCGAACTATGACCATACCGCTGTCCGCAACAGCTGGAGTAGAATGAACAGCTGTCACCATGCCGCCTGTATGAAGCCAAACCTTGTCATTGGTCACCTCCACCTTAAACCTTCTCCTGCCTCCCTCTGTACAGGAATAATAGGATTTTTTGCACACAAGCTTCCAGCCATCCTCCAGGTAACATAAACACCGGCAAATTGGATTCCACCAAGACCTGCCTAATCGCACCAAGTATATCCTTCAAAGTCTTTTCCTTTTCACCAGAAGTATCGAAAAACACATTGTTACCAGCCGCAAGGGCAAACTCATCACGAATCACAGTCAAGACCTCCTTCAATACTTGACCTGGCTTAACACTCTTCCGCCTGGCCGAGCCAGCCGTATCCCAATCAATGAAATGACACACATCCTCATCTGCGGGAACTGAATCAAGCTATCCGTTAGGATAACTGGTGGATGTCACATCCACCAGTTATCTTGTTGTGGCCAGTCGAACCAACTGCTCATCAGAAAGGGGTGTCTGTAAGATGTCCTCTATGCTAAACATCATTGGCCAAGCCAGCTCAATCTCTGTCTGCGTCGCTTAGGTAGCTCTGGTGACAATgaggtacttatgtattaacgccaccgcagctatagctttatttaaaaacaaagtagtcaatctgatttcggtggaaaatgaacagtctctttattaattttaataaatggttatttatatttatttattttataaatataatttaaccaaacttaacctacactcactaaccttaactaattaacaccgtaattttttgagtatttatttaataaattcagtaattattgcaattatttattatttaaataatcaaaacactcctgttttAGAGATCTATgcaaactctatatcggcccattttccaccgaaatccgattgactactatattttaaaataaagctgtagctgcggtggcgttaatatatAAGTACCGACAATGACATTGCCGGCAGCCCTTTCAGGCTCACCGTCTCACAACCATCAGACTGCAAACTCACCTCAATCACTCCACAAGCAAAGCCTGCTAACTCTCTAACCCTATCCTTTAAAATGAAAACCAGGACTCTAACTGTACTAACAGACAGCATGTCCATCACATAATGTGAGCAATTCATCCACCACCTCATCCAGTCATTCACCACATTTGATCACTGACACCAGCCCTCCCTGGCCGCTCCTTTTTATGCTCTTCCGCTACTTTAGCAGAGAGCGTGGAGGGGCTGCTGAGCTGTCAATCTTCTTCACTAACTCCCCTGTCAGGCTCTGGAGAGGATGATGCTGCACTCTTATGGGACAAGTCTTGTTGACATTCCATACTCTGCTTCACCTTCTCCGACTTCCAAGATGGACAGGTGGAAAGTTGACCTTTCCACcttctatttaataaatagaaatagaaaatctTGCTTTCacggagaaaaaaaataatcataactaaAAAGTCTTCTGAAAGAAAGATATGTGAAACATAAAGACATCAGAAAATCATCTGATGTAAGGATTAAAGACATAcagaataaatagattttatctaCCTTCATCAAcactttcatcataattttttggaAATGGAAAGCAATTAGTTATCTCAAGACGATTGTCAACAACAAGTCCAAGCAATGCACCTTGAGCAACTTCTAAATTACCAGCGCATTCTTCATGGCaatgttttactattttcattacagcctgttaaaaaaaaaaaacaaagaaataataaacaatcaaaatttaattgtcACAATATCTTATATTTCTGTTAGGATTATCATAACTGATTTGAGGGTTATTTTCTgtccttcctagcattgtcactaaAATTTGTAGTTGATGCATTTTTAAGtattccattctcaaaactacatTTAACACTGAGTCTTACTGAGCTgggaaaatcaaatataaatagtGATGTTAAGTTCCTCCCActcacattatattttatattaaaagtaatagagAAGAAAAAGACAGTTATATATAGTcatataaatacaagaaaaagaattcaaattatgcaacacatttaatagaaaaagaCATACTCctgatgaaattataaaaaccaaaaaatattgcattacaaaaaaatggaaacttttaaatattctagaaaaaatggatatattaaaattaagtggatacaacataattaatgaacaaataaacatcAATCccatgtaatgtttaaaaatctaaaattttttaaataaagaatcaggattagttttaagaaattttataaccaTTAAGAGTGGGAGGGGCAAAGCAGAAGAGGCCATGACAGTAGGGATGGGGAATGGGAGCTTAACATTGCTATT harbors:
- the eIF3h gene encoding eukaryotic translation initiation factor 3 subunit h — its product is MAAAAGRYKRIPENDLVLPIEHVQMDGLAVMKIVKHCHEECAGNLEVAQGALLGLVVDNRLEITNCFPFPKNYDESVDEEEYQLDMMRRLRRVNVDHYHVGWYQSSDVGSFLSLPLLESQFHYQTSIEESVVLIYDTQKTGRGFLTLKAYRLTPQAINMYKENEFTPEALRSLKVGYENLLMEVPVVIRNSPLTNILLAELRELVPPQQGNNFLDLGTASVLEGQLRSLMEHVDDLNQEAIKFNRYQQQVVRQAQDKHRMLAKRAQENAARQAKDEPPLPDDDINKMFRPIPVPPRLSPMIMAGQVDAYSQHISQFSSQSLAKLYIMQSLQLDKNK